Proteins from a single region of Hermetia illucens chromosome 3, iHerIll2.2.curated.20191125, whole genome shotgun sequence:
- the LOC119652503 gene encoding A-kinase anchor protein 14-like isoform X1, protein MFKLIALACIFAVAAAAPGGVVVAPVAHVAHVATPVAVSHSSSHVVHSAPLVKTVVAAPVVRTVVPVAHAVPVAHAVPVVAHHAAVVPAHPVLVHH, encoded by the exons ATGTTCAAATTG ATTGCTCTCGCCTGCATCTTCGCTGTTGCCGCTGCTGCTCCAGGAGGAGTTGTTGTTGCTCCAGTAGCACATGTTGCCCATGTTGCAACCCCAGTTGCTGTTAGCCATTCATCCag CCATGTAGTCCACAGTGCACCCCTTGTAAAAACTGTTGTTGCTGCCCCAGTAGTCAGGACTGTTGTACCAGTAGCCCATGCAGTTCCAGTAGCTCATGCTGTTCCAGTTGTCGCCCATCACGCCGCTGTTGTCCCAGCTCACCCAGTCCTTGTCCATCATTAA